From a single Deltaproteobacteria bacterium genomic region:
- a CDS encoding ornithine cyclodeaminase family protein — translation MALLISNQDIEQVLDMKTCLDAIEEGIKEYYRGDAVCRPRIDVWAPSGDPSGYYQWGSMEGTSRRYSVFATRIKSDIAYWATGSGGVQTQEKYCQRPGLFCGLILLFSTENGEPLAIMNDGYLQHLRVGATAGIAAKYLSRKDADTVGMIGSGGMAWTHALAFAEVRRLKRIQVYSPTQKNRQAFADKLAARLGIDVVAVASAEAALKGAQIVSACTDATVPVIPGRAVDAGAFICTVKGSVELDRSCAERVRTFYTFAPTSEGAGEAADASVSRAQKISGSHRAYVAGQAEDLARIPEIEREGGFDKRKVVSFKDLLNARDPGRRDGEEMLAVGGNQIQGIQFASVGGATYRLIRDKGLGREFPTEWLLQDVRN, via the coding sequence GTGGCTCTGCTGATCAGCAATCAAGATATCGAGCAGGTGCTCGACATGAAAACTTGCCTCGATGCTATCGAGGAAGGGATCAAAGAATATTATCGCGGCGATGCGGTCTGCCGGCCGAGGATAGACGTTTGGGCGCCGAGCGGCGATCCTAGCGGTTATTATCAGTGGGGTTCGATGGAAGGAACGAGCCGGCGTTACAGCGTGTTTGCTACGCGGATCAAGTCCGACATCGCCTATTGGGCGACCGGTAGCGGCGGCGTTCAAACCCAGGAGAAATATTGCCAGCGGCCGGGGCTGTTTTGCGGCTTGATTCTATTGTTCAGCACCGAGAACGGCGAGCCGCTAGCGATCATGAACGACGGGTACTTGCAGCATCTGCGGGTCGGTGCCACCGCCGGTATCGCGGCGAAGTATTTATCCCGCAAAGATGCCGACACCGTCGGCATGATCGGCTCGGGCGGCATGGCGTGGACGCACGCGCTGGCGTTCGCCGAAGTGCGCCGACTCAAACGAATACAAGTTTATAGTCCAACGCAGAAAAATCGCCAGGCGTTCGCCGACAAACTCGCGGCGCGCTTGGGGATCGATGTCGTTGCCGTCGCTTCGGCTGAAGCGGCGCTCAAGGGCGCGCAGATCGTTTCGGCCTGCACCGACGCCACGGTGCCGGTGATTCCCGGCCGCGCCGTGGATGCCGGCGCATTCATTTGCACGGTGAAAGGCAGCGTCGAACTTGACCGCTCTTGCGCCGAACGGGTTCGGACTTTCTACACCTTCGCTCCCACTAGCGAAGGCGCGGGCGAAGCGGCTGACGCATCGGTGTCGCGGGCGCAAAAGATTTCCGGCAGCCATCGCGCCTACGTTGCCGGTCAAGCGGAAGATTTGGCGCGCATCCCGGAGATCGAACGCGAAGGCGGCTTCGATAAACGCAAAGTCGTCAGCTTCAAAGATTTGTTAAATGCGAGGGATCCGGGCCGGCGCGACGGCGAAGAAATGCTCGCGGTGGGCGGCAATCAGATCCAAGGCATTCAGTTCGCGTCGGTGGGCGGCGCGACCTATCGTTTGATTAGAGACAAAGGTTTGGGGCGGGAGTTTCCCACCGAGTGGTTGTTGCAAGATGTGCGGAACTAG
- a CDS encoding extracellular solute-binding protein — protein MCGTRFMKTFLAIIFLLVALSSSAALGAEARGNWQADWERTVRAAEKEGEVSVSIGGYGAVIESGVFQKAFPKIKVNYITGAGTDIAPRIVAERRAGKYLLDVYNGGGVSLYQSLYLGKLLDPIKPALILPEVLDTAKWFEGKLKFADKEGEYILVYEGNVSAGAGAGYNTQLLDPREYKTYWDLLTPKLKGKIVSIDIRKVRGAGIPWQFLYYSPDLGPKFLRRLFGEMDVTLTADFRQAVDWLGTGKFTLVLPVQGGQIYKAKNHGLPVEQFEPYHFKEGVNLSSAFGSLALMNRAPHPNAAKVFINWLLSREGQSLFQKVISIPGDGRNSRRIDVPKDHIAPDEQRRDKMTYFDTEDPDTKDMTPLMKLLDEVVGVKK, from the coding sequence ATGTGCGGAACTAGATTCATGAAAACGTTTTTGGCAATTATTTTTCTGCTGGTTGCCTTATCGTCGTCAGCGGCCCTGGGCGCGGAGGCGCGTGGCAATTGGCAAGCGGATTGGGAGCGCACCGTGCGCGCGGCGGAGAAGGAAGGCGAGGTCTCGGTTTCCATCGGCGGCTACGGCGCGGTCATCGAATCGGGAGTATTTCAGAAAGCTTTCCCGAAGATCAAGGTCAATTACATCACCGGCGCGGGCACCGACATAGCGCCGCGTATCGTTGCCGAGCGCAGAGCAGGGAAGTATCTCCTCGATGTTTACAATGGCGGCGGGGTTTCGCTCTACCAGTCGCTGTACCTGGGAAAGCTGCTCGACCCGATCAAGCCCGCGTTGATCTTGCCCGAAGTGCTGGATACGGCCAAGTGGTTTGAGGGCAAACTCAAATTTGCCGACAAGGAAGGCGAGTATATTCTCGTCTATGAGGGCAATGTCTCAGCCGGCGCCGGAGCCGGGTATAACACCCAACTACTCGATCCGCGGGAGTACAAAACCTATTGGGACCTTTTAACTCCGAAGCTGAAGGGCAAAATCGTTTCCATCGATATTCGCAAAGTGCGCGGCGCGGGGATTCCTTGGCAATTTCTTTATTACAGTCCGGATTTGGGGCCGAAGTTTTTGCGCCGGCTGTTTGGCGAGATGGACGTGACCCTGACGGCGGACTTTCGCCAAGCGGTGGATTGGTTGGGAACCGGCAAGTTCACATTGGTGTTGCCGGTCCAAGGTGGGCAGATTTACAAAGCCAAGAATCACGGCTTGCCGGTGGAACAGTTCGAACCTTATCATTTCAAGGAAGGCGTGAACTTATCTTCGGCGTTCGGTTCGCTGGCGCTGATGAATCGCGCGCCCCATCCCAACGCCGCCAAGGTTTTTATCAATTGGTTACTGTCGCGCGAGGGTCAGAGCTTATTTCAAAAAGTCATCAGCATCCCAGGCGATGGACGCAATTCCCGGCGCATCGATGTGCCCAAAGATCATATCGCACCGGACGAACAGCGGCGCGATAAGATGACTTATTTCGATACCGAAGATCCCGACACCAAAGACATGACGCCGCTGATGAAGTTGTTGGATGAAGTCGTGGGCGTGAAAAAGTAG